In Anguilla rostrata isolate EN2019 chromosome 1, ASM1855537v3, whole genome shotgun sequence, a genomic segment contains:
- the c1h14orf180 gene encoding nutritionally-regulated adipose and cardiac enriched protein homolog isoform X1, giving the protein MLNGGREGLFELGRQLQRQGEPQAALHCFLSCLLGLTHVQSFHSLPNCLHQIAELFIEEKNYVKALQFIQAEKMFYEVALLELTALQGSAGPQETTSLGSAGWESSKELSEQASQAQDYERLAQVCIMSKRPHLALEYSGKATKIRQKAFGNDHPITARSLELLASVYAEIGKTEYTDSLGQCVSVLSKRFTTTDTFRDALNGVPPTHRERRSEVRHHHRKDPHPQQEVSKHKTSSCKIPTSILKRPNCSSVDSELTYRRKPERHVRFREPELTVHDIPNYDYLVAYDASPSRPHLALITCLFLLLSVLGVVLYCSDRRRPQRVCEELEAVLAVYLLQMKQVVWGCWIWLTMQ; this is encoded by the exons ATGCTGAACGGAGGCAGAGAGGGCCTGTTCGAGCTGGGCAGGCAGCTCCAGAGGCAGGGGGAGCCCCAGGCCGCCCTGCACTGCTTCCTCAGCTGCCTGCTGGGGCTGACGCACGTGCAGAGCTTCCACTCGCTGCCCAACTGCCTGCACCAG attGCAGAACTCTTCATCGAGGAAAAAAATT ATGTGAAGGCACTCCAGTTCATCCAGGCTGAGAAGATGTTCTACGAGGTGGCGTTGCTCGAACTCACTGCTCTTCAGGGGAGCGCTG GTCCTCAGGAGACGACTTCGCTGGGATCGGCGGGATGGGAGTCTTCGAAGGAGCTATCGGAGCAGGCCTCTCAAGCTCAGGACTATGAGAGACTCGCCCAGGTGTGCATCATGAGCAAAAG ACCACATCTTGCTTTAGAGTACAGCGGCAAG GCCACTAAAATCAGACAGAAAGCCTTTGGCAATGACCACCCCATCACAGCCAGGAGCCTGGAGCTCCTGGCGTCTGTCTATGCTGAGATAGGCAAGACCGAGTACACAG ACTCTCTGGGCCAGTGTGTTTCGGTGCTGTCCAAGAGATTTACTACAACGGATACGTTCAGAGACGCACTCAATGGCGTCCCGCCAACCCACCGGGAGAGACGCTCCGAGGTCCGACACCACCACAGGAAGGACCCCCATCCTCAACAGGAAGTCTCCAAGCACAAG ACCAGCAGCTGTAAAATCCCCACCTCCATTTTGAAGAGGCCCAACTGCAGTAGCGTGGACTCCGAGCTGACATACCGGCGGAAACCAGAGCGACACGTTCGCTTCAGGGAGCCAGAACTTACTGTACACG ACATTCCAAACTATGACTATTTAGTAG CATACGACGCATCCCCAAGCCGCCCCCACCTGGCCCTCATCACCTGCCTGTTCCTGCTGCTCTCCGTCCTCGGGGTGGTGCTGTACTGCTCAGACCGCAGGCGGccacagcgtgtgtgtgaggagctggaGGCCGTGTTGGCCGTTTACCTGCTGCAGATGAAGCAGGTggtgtggggctgctggataTGGTTAACCATGCAGTGA
- the c1h14orf180 gene encoding nutritionally-regulated adipose and cardiac enriched protein homolog isoform X2 codes for MLNGGREGLFELGRQLQRQGEPQAALHCFLSCLLGLTHVQSFHSLPNCLHQIAELFIEEKNYVKALQFIQAEKMFYEVALLELTALQGSAGPQETTSLGSAGWESSKELSEQASQAQDYERLAQVCIMSKRPHLALEYSGKATKIRQKAFGNDHPITARSLELLASVYAEIGKTEYTDSLGQCVSVLSKRFTTTDTFRDALNGVPPTHRERRSEVRHHHRKDPHPQQEVSKHKTSSCKIPTSILKRPNCSSVDSELTYRRKPERHVRFREPELTVHAYDASPSRPHLALITCLFLLLSVLGVVLYCSDRRRPQRVCEELEAVLAVYLLQMKQVVWGCWIWLTMQ; via the exons ATGCTGAACGGAGGCAGAGAGGGCCTGTTCGAGCTGGGCAGGCAGCTCCAGAGGCAGGGGGAGCCCCAGGCCGCCCTGCACTGCTTCCTCAGCTGCCTGCTGGGGCTGACGCACGTGCAGAGCTTCCACTCGCTGCCCAACTGCCTGCACCAG attGCAGAACTCTTCATCGAGGAAAAAAATT ATGTGAAGGCACTCCAGTTCATCCAGGCTGAGAAGATGTTCTACGAGGTGGCGTTGCTCGAACTCACTGCTCTTCAGGGGAGCGCTG GTCCTCAGGAGACGACTTCGCTGGGATCGGCGGGATGGGAGTCTTCGAAGGAGCTATCGGAGCAGGCCTCTCAAGCTCAGGACTATGAGAGACTCGCCCAGGTGTGCATCATGAGCAAAAG ACCACATCTTGCTTTAGAGTACAGCGGCAAG GCCACTAAAATCAGACAGAAAGCCTTTGGCAATGACCACCCCATCACAGCCAGGAGCCTGGAGCTCCTGGCGTCTGTCTATGCTGAGATAGGCAAGACCGAGTACACAG ACTCTCTGGGCCAGTGTGTTTCGGTGCTGTCCAAGAGATTTACTACAACGGATACGTTCAGAGACGCACTCAATGGCGTCCCGCCAACCCACCGGGAGAGACGCTCCGAGGTCCGACACCACCACAGGAAGGACCCCCATCCTCAACAGGAAGTCTCCAAGCACAAG ACCAGCAGCTGTAAAATCCCCACCTCCATTTTGAAGAGGCCCAACTGCAGTAGCGTGGACTCCGAGCTGACATACCGGCGGAAACCAGAGCGACACGTTCGCTTCAGGGAGCCAGAACTTACTGTACACG CATACGACGCATCCCCAAGCCGCCCCCACCTGGCCCTCATCACCTGCCTGTTCCTGCTGCTCTCCGTCCTCGGGGTGGTGCTGTACTGCTCAGACCGCAGGCGGccacagcgtgtgtgtgaggagctggaGGCCGTGTTGGCCGTTTACCTGCTGCAGATGAAGCAGGTggtgtggggctgctggataTGGTTAACCATGCAGTGA